AAGAGATAGTGCCAAAAGACAGATACGATACTACCATTTTAAAAAGTGGCGACATATTGGAGATTGTTACTTTTGTAAGGGGTGGGTGATTGGATAAAGATGACTTTTTACAAAAATTTAAAAAAAGAAATTCAAAAAAACTAAGAAAAAATCTAAACAGTTTAAAAATTGCAATAGCTGGGGCTGGTGGTATAGGCTCAAATTTAGCCATCTATCTTGCAAGAGCTGGCATTACTAATTTACATATCATAGACTATGACAGAGTTGAAATTTCTAATCTTAATAGGCAGCACTATTTCATAGATGATGTTGGAAAATATAAAGTTGATGCAATAAAAAGCCACCTTCTAAAAGTAAATCCATACATAAGTGTCACAACTGAAATTATAAAAATCACAAAAGATAATATCTTAGAAATTTTTAAAGACTATGATTTGATTTGTGAAGCTTTTGATGATGAAAAGAGCAAGTCAATGCTTGTTGATGAAATTTTATCAAATTTTAGTGATAAATTTGTAATATCAACTTCTGGAATGAGCGGAAATATAATAGATGAAAATTTTAAAATTAGAAAATTTGGAAATAGACTTTTTGTTTGTGGAGATTTAAAAGATGAAAATTTAGAGATTTCAGGTCTTATGGCACCAAAAGTTAGTGCTTGTGCAGCACTTTGTGCAAGTGTAGCATTAGAAATTTTACTAAGTAAATAGTAGTTGTGATAATATAAAAGGTACTAAATTTAAGATTTAAAGGTTAAAAATGTTAAAGCTAGGAAACAAAGAATTTCAATCGAGATTTATATTAGGTAGTGGTAAATTTAGCCTTGAGCTAATAAAAAGTGCTATACATAACGCAGGAGCTGAGATTATAACTCTTGCTTTAAGACGTGCAAATTTAGGCGGAGCTGAAAATATACTAGATTTTATCCCAGAAAATATCACCATACTTCCAAATACAAGCGGTGCGATAAATGCTGATGAAGCAGTTAGGATAGCAAAGCTTTCTAAAGAGATAGGTTGTGGAAATTTTATAAAAATTGAAGTTATAAGAGACACTAAATACTTGCTTCCAGACAATTACGAAACTATAAAAGCTACTGAAAAACTTGCAAATTTGGGTTTTTATCCGCTTGCTTATATGTATCCGGATTTAAATGTTGCAAGAGATTTAGCAAATGCTGGAGCGGCTGCTGTTATGCCACTAGCTTCACCGATTGGTTCAAATCGCGGACTTTTAACTAAAGAATTTATTCAGATATTGATAGATGAAATAGAAGTTCCAATCATAGTTGATGCAGGTATTGGTAACCCTGCACAAGCATGTGAAGTTATGCAAATGGGTGCAGATGCTGTTATGGTAAATACAGCAATAGCAACCGCAAGTAACATAAACCAAATGGCAAAGGCATTTAAACTGGCAGTAGAAGCTGGAAGAGAGGCATATCTTGCTGGTTTAGGTAGGATTATAAAACAAGCTGATGCAAGCTCACCACTAACTGGATTTTTGGACTAAGATATGAGAAGTGATTGTATGGAATTCCTTCCGCAAATGGAGCGTATAGATAGCAACATAATGGATGAAGTCTTAAAAGCTAGAGATGATTATAAATGTGAAAATTTTGAAATTTCAGATATTAAAGCAACACTTAGTAAAGATAGAATTTCGTTAATTGATCTTAAAATTTTACTTTGTGATAATGCTTTAGTTGTTTTAGAAGATATAGCAAGAAAAGCACGAGAGCTTACAAGGGCAAATTTTGGAAATTCTATTAACTTTTTTACTCCACTTTATATCTCAAACTACTGCGATAATGCCTGCGTATATTGTGGTTTTGGGTGCAGTAATAAAATAAAAAGAGTTCATCTAAACAGCACTTCTATAGAAAAAGAGTTAATCGCTATCAAAAAAACAGGACTTAATGAAATTTTACTACTAACTGGCGAGAGTCAAACTTACTCAACGCCGTCTTATATCGCAAATGCCGCTAAATTAGCTAAAAAATACTTCTCAACCATCGGAGCTGAAGTCTATCCTATGGATACTAAAGATTATAAGCTTTTACACGAAAATGGCGTGGATTTTGTCACTATCTTTAACGAAACATATAGCATTAAAAAATATCAAAAAGTCCATATTTCTGGCAATAAAAGAGTATTTCCTTACCGCTTTAACTCTCAAGAAAGAGCTTTGTTAGCTGGAATGAAAGGAGTTGGCTTTGGTGCACTTTTGGGTCTTGATGATTATAAAAAAGATGCTTTTTCAACTGCTCTTCATGCAAGTTTAATCCAGAAAAAATATCCACACGCTCAAATTTCTATCTCGGTTCCTCGTCTTCGCCCTACTTTAACAAATTCAAAAATAAATCCAAATAGCGTAGATGAAAGACGCCTACTTCAGATAATTTGTGCATACAGAATCTTTTTGCCATTTGCTTCTATAACTATTTCAACAAGAGAGAGTGCTAAATTTAGAAACGCAGCCATACAAATCGCTGCAAATAAAATTTCAGCAGGAGTTAGCGTTGGCATCGGCACTCACGATGAAACAAACCATGACAAAGGAAGTGAGCAGTTTGAAATTTCAGATAGTAGGAGTGTTAAAGAGGTCTATGATGACGTACTTAAACTAGGTCTTCAGCCAGTTTTTAAGGACTATGAATTTTTATCATGAATATAGTTTTTGTAACAAATAGCCAACTTTCTAGTCAAAATTTAACTCAAATTTTAAAAACAAAAACTGGCTTTAATAGCGTGATTTTAAGAGAGAATTTAGAGTATTACAATAAATTTGGAACTAGGATAATAGAAATATGTAAATTAAAAGGGGTAAATTTTATAACTCATAATTTTACAAATTTTGCTATTCAAAACTCTCTTAAGAGTATTCACTTTAGCTTTTTAAATTTTAAAAATTTAGATAAACAAATTTTGAAAAATTTTAGCCAGATATTAGTTAGTGTTCACTCTATAGATGAGCTTAAATTTGCTAAAGAAAACGGCGCAACAGCGGTTATTTATGGAAATATTTTTAAAACGGACTCTCATCCTAAAAAACCAGGAGTTGGCATGGATAGCTTAATAAATTTAACAAAACAAACCGATTTAGATGTTTATGCAATAGGTGGCATAAATTCTAAAAATCTAGATAAATTTAGCAACCTTGATATAGCTGGTATCTGTATGATGAGAGAATTTATGCTATAAAGTTGATATAAACTCTATAAACTTTACTAAATTATTAGCAACTTATGGTATAATCTGCTAAAAATTTTAGAAAAGGA
The sequence above is a segment of the Campylobacter corcagiensis genome. Coding sequences within it:
- the thiF gene encoding sulfur carrier protein ThiS adenylyltransferase ThiF translates to MDKDDFLQKFKKRNSKKLRKNLNSLKIAIAGAGGIGSNLAIYLARAGITNLHIIDYDRVEISNLNRQHYFIDDVGKYKVDAIKSHLLKVNPYISVTTEIIKITKDNILEIFKDYDLICEAFDDEKSKSMLVDEILSNFSDKFVISTSGMSGNIIDENFKIRKFGNRLFVCGDLKDENLEISGLMAPKVSACAALCASVALEILLSK
- a CDS encoding thiazole synthase, encoding MLKLGNKEFQSRFILGSGKFSLELIKSAIHNAGAEIITLALRRANLGGAENILDFIPENITILPNTSGAINADEAVRIAKLSKEIGCGNFIKIEVIRDTKYLLPDNYETIKATEKLANLGFYPLAYMYPDLNVARDLANAGAAAVMPLASPIGSNRGLLTKEFIQILIDEIEVPIIVDAGIGNPAQACEVMQMGADAVMVNTAIATASNINQMAKAFKLAVEAGREAYLAGLGRIIKQADASSPLTGFLD
- the thiH gene encoding 2-iminoacetate synthase ThiH, with amino-acid sequence MRSDCMEFLPQMERIDSNIMDEVLKARDDYKCENFEISDIKATLSKDRISLIDLKILLCDNALVVLEDIARKARELTRANFGNSINFFTPLYISNYCDNACVYCGFGCSNKIKRVHLNSTSIEKELIAIKKTGLNEILLLTGESQTYSTPSYIANAAKLAKKYFSTIGAEVYPMDTKDYKLLHENGVDFVTIFNETYSIKKYQKVHISGNKRVFPYRFNSQERALLAGMKGVGFGALLGLDDYKKDAFSTALHASLIQKKYPHAQISISVPRLRPTLTNSKINPNSVDERRLLQIICAYRIFLPFASITISTRESAKFRNAAIQIAANKISAGVSVGIGTHDETNHDKGSEQFEISDSRSVKEVYDDVLKLGLQPVFKDYEFLS
- a CDS encoding thiamine phosphate synthase, yielding MNIVFVTNSQLSSQNLTQILKTKTGFNSVILRENLEYYNKFGTRIIEICKLKGVNFITHNFTNFAIQNSLKSIHFSFLNFKNLDKQILKNFSQILVSVHSIDELKFAKENGATAVIYGNIFKTDSHPKKPGVGMDSLINLTKQTDLDVYAIGGINSKNLDKFSNLDIAGICMMREFML